Genomic DNA from Triticum dicoccoides isolate Atlit2015 ecotype Zavitan chromosome 4B, WEW_v2.0, whole genome shotgun sequence:
attgtcttccttatgagtggcggtcggggacgagtgatggtcttttcctacaaatctattcccctaggagcatgcgcgtagtactttggtttttgatgacttctaaatttttgcaacaagtatatgagttcctttgattaatgttgagtccatgaattatacgcaccctttcacccttccaccattgctagcctctcttgtatcgtgcaatttttgccggtaccttacacccaccatttaccttcctcaaaacagccaccatacctacctattatggcatttccatagccattccgagatatattggcatgcaactttccaccgttccgttcatatgacacgcattacttttgtcatattgctttttgcatgagcatgtagttgacattgtatttgtggcaaggccaccttcataattttcatacatgtcgctcttgattcattgcatatcccggtacaccaccggaggcattcatatagagtcatatcttgttctagctttgagttgtaaatccataaaagtgtaatgatcttcattattagagcattgtcctagtgaggaaaggatgatgaagactatgattcccccacaagtcgggatgagacttcggactttacaaaaagaaaaaaaagagaaaggccaaaaagaaaaaaagaaggccaaagaaaaaaaagaagaaaaaagaaaaagaaaaaaaagaaaagaaaaaataaaatgagagaaaaagagagaaggtacaatgctactatctctttttacacacttgtgcttcaaaatagcaccatgatcttcatgatagagagtctcatatgttgtcactttcatatactagtgggaatttttcattatagaacttggcttgtatattccaatgatgggcttcctcaaaagtgccctaggtcttcgtgagcaagcaagttggatgcaccccacttagtttcttttgttgagctttcatatatttatgtctctagtgcatccgttgtatggcaatccctactcactcacattgatatctattaatgggcatctccatagcccgttgatacgcctagttgatgtgagactatcttctcctttttgtcttctccacaaccaccattctattccacatatagtgctatgtccatggctcacgctcatgtattgcgtgaaagttgaaaggtttgagattattaaagtatgaaacaattgcttggcttgtcatcggggttgtgcatgattaaatactttgtgtgatgaagatagagcaacagccagactatatgattttgtaggaataactttctttagccatgttattttgagaagacatgattactttgattagtatgcttgaagtattactatttcttatgtcaatatgaacttttattttgtattcatttggatctgaacattcatgccacaataaagaaaattacattgagaaatatgctaggtagcattccacatcaaaaaattcttttttatcatttacctactcgaggacgagcaggaattaagcttgggaatgcttgatacgtctccaacatatctataattttttattgttccatgctattatattaccccttttggatgtttatgggctttattttacacatttatatcatttttgggactaacctactaaccggaggcccagcccatattgctgtctttttgcctatttcagtatttcgaagaaaaggaatatcaaacggaatccaaacggaatgaaaccttcgggagcgtgatttttggaacaaacatgatccggagagcttggagtgcaagtcaagaagcttccgagggccccacgagatagccccccccatagggcgcgcccccctgtcttgtgggcccctcgggtggccaccgacgtacttcttccttctatatatagctacgtaccccgaaaacatccaggagcaccacgaaacacaatttccaccatcgtaaccttttgtatccgcgagatcccatcttggagccttcgccggcactatgccggaggggggatcaaccacagagggcctctacatcaacatccttgcccctccgatgagttgtgagtagtttaccacatacctaagggtccatagttattagctaaatggcttcttctctctttttggatctcaatacaatgttctccccctctcttgtggagatctattcgatgtaaactctttttgcggtgtgtttgtcgagatccgatgaattgtgggtttatgatcaagtttatctatgaataatatttgaatcttctctgaactcttttatgtatgattgagttatatttgcaagtctcttcgaattatcagtttggtttggccgactagattggtctttcttgccatgggagaagtgcttagctttgggttcaatcttgcggtgttcttacccagtgacagaaagggttgcaagacacgtattgtattgttgccatcgaggataacaagatggggtttatatcatattgcatgtgtttatccctctacatcatgtcatcttgcttaatgcgttactctgttcttatgaacttaatactctagatgcaggcaggagtcggtcgatgtgtggagtaatagtaatagatgcaggcaggagtcggtctacttgttatggacgtgatgcctatatacatgatcatgcctagataatctcataactatgcgcttttctatcaattgctcgacagtaatttgttcacccaccgtaatacttatgctatctcgagagaagcctctagtgaaacctatggcccctgggtctatctcttatcatatttgctttcaatctacctttatttgcatctttactttttgcatctatattataaaataccaaaaatatatttatcttatcatactatctttattagatctcactttcgcaagtggccgtgaagggattgacaacccctttattgcgttggttgcgagttcttagtttgtttgtgtaggtgcatgggacttttgaggagcctcctactggattgataccttggttctcaaaactgaggaaaatacttacgctacactttgctgcatcaccctctcctcttcgaggaaaaccaacgcaagctcaagacgtagcagtgcactagttcggcgaagagatggtgatacaagtgcaatatggatggtagatataggtttttgtaatctgaaaatataaaaataggaaggtaactaatgataaaagtgagtgtaaacagtattgcaatgctagaaaacaaggcctaaggttcatactttcactagtgcaagttctctcaacaataataaactagatcatataactatccctcaacatgcaataaagagtcactccaaagtcactaatagcggagaacaaacgaagagattatggtagggtacaaaaccacctcaaagttatcctttttgatcgatctattcaagagttcgtagtaaaataacacgaagctattttttctgttcgatctatcatagagttcgtactagaataacaccttaagatacaaatcaaacaaaaccctaatgtcacctagatactccaatgtcacctcaagtatccgtgggtatgattatacgatacgcatcacacaatctcagattcatctattcaaccaacacaaagtacttcaaagagtgccccaaagtttctaccggagagtcaagacaaaaacatgtgccaacccctatgcataagttcattgaacctgcaagttgatcaccaaaacatacatcaagtagatcacgtgaatatcccattgtcaccacagataagcacggcaagacatacatcaagtgttctcaaatcctcaaagactcaatctgacaagacaacttcaaggggaaaactcaattcatcacaagagagtagagggggagaaacatcataagatccaactataatagcaaagctcccgataaatcaagatcgtatcacctcaagaacacgagagagagagagagagatcaaacacatagctactggtacataccctcagccccgagggtgaactactccctcctcgtcatggagagcgccggaatgatgaagatggccaccggtgagggatcccccctccggcagggtgccgaaacaaggccccgattggtttttgatggctacagaggcttgtggcagcggaactcctgatctattgtgctcctcgacgtttttagggtataaggacatatataggcgaaagaagttggtcaagggagccatgaggggcccacgagggtggggggtgtgcccagggggtagggcgtgcccctgaccctcgtggccacctcgaagcttccctgacgtctactccaagtctcctggattgcttccattccaaaaataactctcccaaaggtttcattctgtttggactccatttgatattccttttcctagaAACACTGAAATATACAAAAAAAATagcaatctgggctgggcctccggttaataggttagtcccaaaaatgatataaaagtgtttagtaaagcccataaacatccaaaacaggtaatataatagcatggaacaatcaaaaatatagacacgttggagatgtatcaatggtcACTTCCAATGGAGGACTCCGCAAGCAATGAGGAACAAGGGAAGATCAGATCCCACTCGGGGGACACTAAAACTCTATCCAAAACCGACCGCACTGGGTCCAATTGGTGGTTGGACCAAGTAAACCTAGCAGCGGAGCTGGACAACTCGCGCAGAGAGAATTGAGACACAAAATCATTGAAGCTATCAGCCCTAGCCCAACAGAAATTAGAATTATTTTTATCACCTGGAAACCTAATAAGATTGAAATCCCCTCCCAAAACAAAAGGGACCATAGCAGCATCCAACTTAGCCGAAAGTTCGAGCAGGAAGGCCTGGGAGACAGAGTAATTAGCCGGTCCATACACCCCGATGAACTCCTAGCGCTTATCCAGCGCCCTATGATGAAGGACCAAGCTCACAAAAAAAAAGAACTCGAATCAAACGCCAGAACATCAAACACATCCGCCCAGGCCCCCAGAAGGATACCACCCGATTGGCCCACAACAAGAAGCCACTCCCAAGAGAACACACCATCACCAGCTAAAGAAGACAGTTCGCGATGAGAGAAAGAACTTTTGATAGTTTCTTGCAAACAGATTGTGTTGATGGATTAAGGCATTAACTTTCTCTATGCTAATTTTGAGAACAAAATTATATATGTGAGCAGATCTTAAATAGTTGATACGTGATGAATGTTTAGCCGTGACATGATGGAACTCCTGTGAAGCATTTGCAACACTCTGAAACAATCTCCTAAATattcatgaaagttggatattcttAATCCGGTGTTACATGCACGTTACATgagttttctttttagaagaaaaagTGGTataacactgatacgtctccaacgtatctacttttccaaacacttttgcccttgttttggactctaacttgcatgatttgaatggaactaacccggactgacgctgttttcagcagaattgccatggtgttatttttgtgcagaaatagaagttctcggaatgacctgaaacttcacggagaatatttttggaataaataaaaaatactggcgaaagaataaaCACCAGGGGACCACACCCTatctacgagggtggagggcacgcccacccccctggggcgcgccccctgcctcgtgggccccctgaggctccaccgacctcaactccaactctatatattcacgttcggggagagaaaaaccagagagaaggattcatcacgttttacgatacagagccgccgccaagccctaatctctctcgagagggctgatctggagtccgttcggggctccagagaggggaatccgttgccgtcatcatcatcaaccttcctccatcaccaatttcatgatgctcaccgccgtacatgagtaatttcatcgtaggcttgctggacggtgatgggttggatgagatttgtcatgtaattgagttagttttgttagggtttgatccctagtatccattatgttctgagattgatgttgctatgactttgctatgcttaatgcttgtcactagggcccgagtgccagatttcagatctgaacctattatgttttcatgaatatatgtgagttcttgatcctatcttgcaagtcaatagtcacctactatgtgttatgatccggtaaccccaaagtgacaataatcgggaccactcccggtgatgaccgtagtttgaggagttcatgtattcactaagtgttaatgctttggtccggtactctgttaaaaggaggccttaatatcccttagtttccaataggacccctctgccatgggagggtaggacaaaagatgtcatgcaagttcttttccataagcacgtatgactatattcggaatacatgcctacattacattgatgaactggagttagttctgtgccatcctatgttataactgttgcatgaggaatcgcatccgacataattatccatcactgatccaatgcctacgggcttttcacatattgatctttgcttagttactttaccattgccattgttacaattactacaaaactgctactgttacttttgccactgttaccgttacttccatactactttgctactaaataatttgctgcaggtattaagttttccaggtgtggttgaattgacaactcaactgctaatacttgagaatattctttggctccccttgtgtcgaaacaataaatttgggttgaatactctaccctcgaaaactgttgcaatcccctatacttgtgggttatcaaacaccGGTTTGTTTACATGACAGGTACATGAGTTCTCTTTACATAACAATACAATAATTGCAAACAGAGTTGCATAAGTGGTACATTGTGGGTAAGTGGTTACACAATGAAAATTGGGGTATAAAAATGAGTGTGGGCCAGTTTTCCGGTCATAGTAGCTCCCCAAGTGAGATGAGAGGGGAAGTTGCTTTGTTTGATCGCTCAGAAACTGGGTAAACTGTTGAACTTACATGTGCGGCGGGGGTAAATGGCCAATCTTCTTGTTCCACGGCCTCGGTCTCGGCGCAGCATAAGCATCGGTTGTTTCGGCCGCTGGTGTCTCTGGCTGGGAAGTCTTCGGCGCAGCATAACTATCGGTTGTGCTGGCCGCCTCCGTCTCCGGCTTGGCAGTCTTTGGCGCATCATAGTTGTTGGTTGTGCTAGCTACTGGTGTCTCTGGCTGAGCATTCTTCAACACGGTGTAGCTATCAGATGTTGCAGCCGCCGACGTCTCCGGTTGGGCCTTCTTTGGTTTGGCATATCTATCGGTGGTGTCGGCTGCTGGTACCTTTGGCTCCTCCTTCTTTGGTTCCACCTTTGGTGCGGTGTAGGTATCGGGCGTGGCAGCTTCTGGCTTCTTCGTCTCTTCCTTCGGTGCGACGTAAGCATCAGTTGTGGCCGGCGCTGACGACTtgggcttgtcattcttcttaggcTCTTCCTTCTTTAGCATCTCTGGTTTCTTCTTGGCCCCAGCCTTCTTGGGGGAATCTACTTTTGCTTTTCGTTTCTTCTCCGCACCTGTGTATCCAGAGGCGTCCTTCTTGCCTTTGGACTTTTTCTCGGTACCATGGTCGTTTTTCCCTTTGGGTTTCTTCTCAGTTGTGGAAGGCTGGGAGGGCTCGCTCTTTTTTTTGGATTTCTTCTCGGAGGCAACCTCAGATTTCTTCTTCCCGGCGGCCTTGGTGGCACCTTCAGGGTTCTTCTCCATGCCGGCATAGCCAG
This window encodes:
- the LOC119293496 gene encoding nucleolar protein dao-5-like — translated: MRAQLTLALLLSLAVASTSPLAVADDLDYGGGVKKSDAASDVSASAETKPEADSYVPANAEKKPEAVAASTQNKPEVASDVSTSAEKKPEADSYVSASTEKKPEAASDVSASAEKKPEAASDVSANAEKKPEDDSYASASSEQKPEAVSASAEKKPEAASDVSTSAEKKPEVATDASAIPEKKPEAVSDVSASMEKKPEVVADYAGAKKKPDVAPDNVVVEKNPVNSSGYAGMEKNPEGATKAAGKKKSEVASEKKSKKKSEPSQPSTTEKKPKGKNDHGTEKKSKGKKDASGYTGAEKKRKAKVDSPKKAGAKKKPEMLKKEEPKKNDKPKSSAPATTDAYVAPKEETKKPEAATPDTYTAPKVEPKKEEPKVPAADTTDRYAKPKKAQPETSAAATSDSYTVLKNAQPETPVASTTNNYDAPKTAKPETEAASTTDSYAAPKTSQPETPAAETTDAYAAPRPRPWNKKIGHLPPPHM